The sequence below is a genomic window from Haloferax mediterranei ATCC 33500.
ATGCAACCCCGACTGTCGGAATTAGTGGTTCGTCAGACGTGTATGAGGGGTACGTCACGACAGTTGATGCTGACGTCGACGACGCAGGTCACGTAAAGACGAAGTTTAAAGGCAGCCCCTACGACGGAGCGCAAAAGGCGACGAGCCTGAACGCTGCTATTGCAATCCGTGGTGACAGAAAACTCGGTTTCGACACAGAACTTCCGGATTCGGACTTCAACTGGGAAGTTCATGGTTATTATGGTGTTTGATATCTAGGATTAAATCAATGAGTAGCGAAACCAGCGTCGACCAACGAACGAGGCGGAATTTTCTTTTAAGTACAGCGACTGGTGCTCTCGGCTGCCTCGCCGGTTGTAATTCGATTAATGGGTCTTCCATAGGTTCCGCGACAGACTCTCAAGAGAGTATCCCACGCGCTATTGGACAGCGGAACTGGCACCAGCTCGGTGGTGGTTCGGCAAACCTCGCCTATCGGCCAGAGGGGAGTGCGCCGAGAGCTGAAGTTGAGAAGGTGTGGTCTGTCGACACGAGACAGCGAGCTGCAACGAGTCCTGCTGTTGCGGGAGAAACGGTGTTCGTCGCGAGTTACGATGGGAAAATCAGGGCGTTGGACGAAAAGGACGGCGACGCGAAGTGGTCTACTGCGCTATCGAGCCAGCGAACTGAGGTCCGTTCTTCACCAGCCGTCGTCGGTGACCTCGTCTGTGCAGGTTCACAAGATGGTGGAGTACGTGCGTACTCCACACAAGGAGGGGAGCACAAGTGGACCGCAGTTCCATCGCAACGCTTCGTGGGGGGGATAACTGCCACCGAAAACCGTCTCTACGCAGGGAGTATTGGAGAGGATGCAGCCCTCTATGCGATAGACTCAGACGATGGTTCGGTCCAGTGGCAGGAATCGCTTGAAGATGGGACGATGGCTGCACCGGCAGTAACCGAGGAAACTGTGTTCGTCGGTGGAGTCGGATCTCCACTCCGCGCGCTAAATACAAATACCGGGAAACAACGATGGCAGTTCACATCGGTCGAACGAGCGAGTTTCGACGCTGCACCCGCCGTAGATGAAGCCTCGGTCTACGTAGCGAGTACCGATGGGAAGCTGCACGCGATTAGTCGAGACACTGGTGACCGCTCGTGGATGGTTGATGTTCCTCAGCAGACACGTTCGAGTGTAGCTGTCGCAGATGGGAGCGCGTTCGTTCTCGATTATGAGGGTACAGTACGAGCGTTCGCCACAGAAGACGGAAGCCAGCAGTGGTCGGTTGAGACTGAGCGACCGCTCGCTAGAGCTGACCCTGCGGTCGTCCGCGACACGGTCTATGTCGGTGCATTCGATGGTGTTGTTTACGCACTGAACGTAGAGGATGGGTCAATTCGCTGGCAGTACGATACTGGTTCACCGGCAATCTGGGGCTCCCCAGTTCCGGTTAACGGGACGGTGTATGTCGGAGACGCCGAGGGAACGGTGTACGCACTCGCCGAGGCTTAACAATCGACCCCATCGACGAAGTGGTCGAAGCCGCGCGGGAACGTGCCCACCAGTACTACTCATGGGTAAAACCGACGTACACCGATGGAAGACGGACTGCTGGAAATACGGTGAAGACACGCGGGTCGTGTGGCCACACGACGGCTCGCTCGACTCCGAACTTGGAGAACAGCTATCCGACCATCCGGACTACAACGTCCAGCGGGCGTTCAGCAAATCGCTCGGGAGGAAGGTCTGGAGCAACGTGTGTGACTCGTGCGACGCGTATCAGGGAACCATTCATCCGCAAAGAAGCAATCGAGTGGTCCGCACCCCCGTTGGAGTGACCTCTGTGTGGCGACGAACACGACAGGTACCCGGACGATCGGATGGGCGGCGCGTTCGGTCAAGGCGGCTCTGTTGAAATCCTTAGAACCTGACAGCAGCCGTGTGACACATATAGGGGTGTGTTCAGCACACGCTTATTGAAGAGTGGTTCAACTGGCAGCACTCTGTGACTCGAATAATTCTCCAAGGAGGAGGAATCCACCGACAGGGGACAGAACACCACCGATTGACTATTGTGCCTGAAACGGACGTATTCAGGGCTATCAGAAGATTACCACAAGCAAGGATTCCGAGATATATATTGTTCATCTGTCAACTTTATGATTCCCAGCCGCAATAAACTGTTAGCGACCACATTTCCTGCATCTATCCTGCCGCACTCACGTCAGTTGCTGACCGACTTGCACTCTATTCAGCATGAACTCAACAAAATATCAGCGAATGAGTATTTAAACAGAGCCGTCAAGGCCAATCGGGGTATTTTGGTACCGATGTTTACTTTCACTGTGGTTTGCAATTATTGAAATCCTGGTATTGCGAAGGGTCTGGGCATGATACGCGATGCCCGGGCACTTCGCGACAACTTCGTCCCTGCAGATCTCGAACATCGAAATGCCGAAATCGGACATCTCTCGTCTTATCTCGCTCCGATTGAGAACGACGAGTCTGGTGAGGATATCCTGATTACTGGTCCATCGGGGGCTGGGAAAACAACGCTCGCCAAATTCGTCACAGCCGAGCTAGAACGTGCGACGCTCGGTGCGAGGGCTGCCTACGCTAACTGCCTCTCGAACTCCACGAACGC
It includes:
- a CDS encoding outer membrane protein assembly factor BamB family protein codes for the protein MWSVDTRQRAATSPAVAGETVFVASYDGKIRALDEKDGDAKWSTALSSQRTEVRSSPAVVGDLVCAGSQDGGVRAYSTQGGEHKWTAVPSQRFVGGITATENRLYAGSIGEDAALYAIDSDDGSVQWQESLEDGTMAAPAVTEETVFVGGVGSPLRALNTNTGKQRWQFTSVERASFDAAPAVDEASVYVASTDGKLHAISRDTGDRSWMVDVPQQTRSSVAVADGSAFVLDYEGTVRAFATEDGSQQWSVETERPLARADPAVVRDTVYVGAFDGVVYALNVEDGSIRWQYDTGSPAIWGSPVPVNGTVYVGDAEGTVYALAEA